One part of the Drosophila teissieri strain GT53w chromosome 3R, Prin_Dtei_1.1, whole genome shotgun sequence genome encodes these proteins:
- the LOC122621931 gene encoding uncharacterized protein LOC122621931: MRAPSVLFIFLLGVILGDRCAAGEDQADKSWISQLKKLRTDLRDCYQSGVHRSLWSCFRSRSLHIFEGIMSSPEISIYDGVRLVSAPNITENATRPEEERKDLKHLTWFDQLAVSLAKGLTTHTLQVSLGKLTERYLSSEASSSDPVGSARLRRHRYNMIITMMFGVTALGAILVPMGFQMLSIVSGKALLLAKMALLLASINGLKRVANNGLHYGLYHVPGEHLGGYYDRGDVSHPRNVPIPVAVAPTLDMGLK; the protein is encoded by the exons ATGCGAGCACCGTCGGTTCTGTTCATATTCCTACTTGGCGTGATCCTCGGGGATCGGTGCGCGGCTGGAGAGGATCAGGCGGACAAATCGTGGATATCGCAGCTGAAGAAGCTGCGCACTGATCTGCGAGACTGCTATCAGTCTGGAGTGCACCGAAGTCTGTGGTCTTGTTTCCGCTCCCGCAGCTTGCACATCTTCGAGGGCATCATGTCGTCCCCAGAGATTTCCATTTACGATGGCGTTCGCCTGGTGTCCGCTCCGAATATTACGGAAAATGCCACACGGCCTGAAGAGGAACGAAAGGATTTGAAGCACCTAACCTGGTTCGATCAACTGGCAGTGAGCTTGGCCAAGGGCTTGACCACCCACACCCTGCAAGTGAGCCTGGGCAAGCTGACGGAGAGATACCTGAGTAGTG AGGCTTCTAGCAGCGATCCTGTGGGAAGTGCCCGGCTGAGAAGACATCGCTACAACATGATCATAACCATGATGTTTGGCGTGACTGCCTTGGGAGCCATCCTAGTACCCATGGGCTTCCAAATGCTCTCCATAGTGAGTGGCAAAGCTCTGCTACTGGCCAAGATGGCCCTGCTCTTGGCCTCTATCAATGGCCTAAAGAGG GTGGCCAACAATGGATTGCACTATGGACTGTACCACGTGCCGGGAGAGCACTTGGGTGGTTACTACGACAGGGGGGATGTGAGTCATCCCCGAAACGTGCCTATTCCCGTGGCTGTGGCCCCCACCTTGGACATGGGATTGAAGTAG